Proteins encoded within one genomic window of Kibdelosporangium phytohabitans:
- a CDS encoding branched-chain amino acid aminotransferase, with translation MTSTLSFHQTSSPNPATPERLTEVLANPGFGQHFTDHMVTIRWSSDQGWHSAALEPYHALTLDPAATVLHYGQAIFEGLKAYRHQDGSIVAFRPDANAERFRNSARRLAMPELPASLFIESLHQLVSVDSRWVPDRAEASLYLRPFMISDESTLGVNRPANHYLYALIASPAGPYFASGVKPVKVWLCTDYVRAAPGGTGAAKCAGNYAASFAAQAQAVAEGCDQVVWLDGVERRWVEEVGAMNLFFVFGDRLVTPELSGALLPGITRDSLLTLARDLGYTVEERRISTDEWEKKAKTGELTEVFGCGTAAVITPVGSVKSAAGEFTVSGGQPGEVTMKLRAALNDLQRGAAPDTHGWIHRLV, from the coding sequence ATGACGTCCACGCTGTCGTTCCACCAGACCTCCAGCCCGAACCCGGCGACCCCGGAGCGGCTCACGGAGGTATTGGCCAATCCTGGCTTCGGACAGCATTTCACCGACCACATGGTGACGATTCGCTGGAGCAGCGACCAGGGCTGGCACTCCGCCGCGCTTGAGCCGTACCACGCGCTCACGCTCGACCCCGCGGCCACCGTGCTGCACTACGGGCAGGCGATCTTCGAAGGCCTCAAGGCCTACCGCCACCAGGACGGCTCGATCGTGGCCTTCCGGCCGGACGCGAACGCGGAGCGGTTCCGGAACTCCGCGCGCCGGCTGGCCATGCCGGAGCTGCCGGCCTCGCTGTTCATCGAGTCGCTGCACCAGCTGGTGTCGGTCGACAGCCGGTGGGTGCCCGACCGGGCCGAGGCGTCGCTGTACCTGCGGCCGTTCATGATCTCCGATGAGTCCACTCTGGGCGTGAACCGGCCCGCGAACCACTACCTGTACGCGTTGATCGCCTCGCCGGCCGGTCCGTACTTCGCCAGCGGCGTGAAGCCGGTGAAGGTGTGGCTGTGCACCGACTACGTGCGCGCGGCGCCCGGCGGGACCGGCGCGGCCAAGTGCGCGGGCAACTACGCGGCGTCGTTCGCCGCGCAGGCGCAAGCGGTTGCCGAAGGCTGCGACCAGGTGGTCTGGCTGGACGGCGTGGAGCGGCGCTGGGTGGAGGAGGTCGGCGCGATGAACCTGTTCTTCGTGTTCGGCGACCGCCTGGTGACGCCGGAGCTGTCCGGCGCGCTGCTGCCCGGCATCACCCGCGACAGCCTGCTCACGCTGGCCCGCGACCTCGGGTACACAGTGGAGGAACGCAGGATCTCCACCGACGAGTGGGAGAAGAAGGCCAAGACCGGTGAGCTGACCGAGGTCTTCGGCTGCGGCACCGCCGCGGTGATCACCCCCGTCGGGTCGGTGAAGAGCGCCGCGGGCGAGTTCACCGTCAGCGGTGGCCAGCCCGGCGAGGTCACGATGAAGCTCCGCGCGGCGCTCAACGACCTGCAGCGCGGCGCCGCCCCGGACACGCACGGCTGGATCCACCGCCTGGTGTGA
- a CDS encoding winged helix-turn-helix domain-containing protein, with translation MLRVHFTPADLGRTHVTGAFDPLSELVTSLRRWRGCDVRALPTWAAELAGGDIGHLRALTDALRGYHRAAGHDHPKDLARSLADDIRRRTQAMARGGVDGLLASFLPLLRWRRPVLETAYPVAKDVHLNGRGLLLVPSRYCCGTPVTFDDPRSRPVLVYPLIGWQRPPRPLMALLGNTRACVLHATAMPSTTSELARQLGISTASASEHATVLRKAGLIASQRDANSVLHALTRLGEDLLRSC, from the coding sequence ATGCTCAGAGTGCACTTCACTCCGGCGGATCTCGGCCGGACACACGTCACCGGTGCGTTTGACCCACTGTCGGAGCTGGTGACCAGCCTGCGGCGGTGGCGTGGCTGCGACGTCCGTGCCCTGCCCACCTGGGCCGCCGAACTCGCCGGCGGCGACATCGGGCACCTGAGGGCACTGACGGATGCCCTGCGCGGCTACCACCGGGCAGCGGGGCACGACCATCCGAAGGACCTGGCGCGGAGCCTGGCCGACGACATCCGGCGGCGAACGCAGGCGATGGCCCGCGGCGGCGTCGACGGGCTGCTGGCCAGTTTCCTCCCGTTGTTGCGATGGCGGCGCCCAGTGCTGGAAACGGCGTACCCCGTCGCCAAGGACGTCCACCTCAACGGCCGCGGGCTGCTTCTCGTGCCGTCTCGCTACTGCTGCGGCACACCGGTGACGTTCGACGACCCGCGGTCGAGACCGGTGCTGGTCTACCCCCTGATCGGGTGGCAGCGGCCACCGCGTCCGTTGATGGCCCTGCTCGGCAACACCCGAGCCTGCGTCCTGCACGCGACAGCGATGCCGAGCACCACCAGCGAACTGGCCCGGCAGCTGGGGATCTCGACGGCCAGCGCGAGCGAACACGCGACAGTTCTGCGGAAAGCGGGGCTGATCGCCAGCCAGCGGGATGCCAACTCGGTACTGCACGCGCTGACGCGGCTGGGCGAGGACCTGCTGCGCAGCTGCTGA
- the cobU gene encoding bifunctional adenosylcobinamide kinase/adenosylcobinamide-phosphate guanylyltransferase, with protein MTRRTLVLGGARSGKSAHAEGLLPAGEEVLYVATGRRDPSDPEWTARIDTHIARRPHTWRTVEASRELSDVVRAAKGSTLVDDIATWLTGVMDAAGAWEGAGLDLVRREGAMLVEAVAATEARVVLVSSEVGLGVVPHTRSGRLFRDELGALNTALAQRCDEVLLLVAGIPMRLR; from the coding sequence GTGACGCGCAGGACACTGGTTTTGGGCGGGGCGCGATCCGGCAAGTCGGCGCACGCGGAGGGCCTGCTGCCCGCCGGGGAAGAGGTCCTGTACGTGGCCACCGGCCGCAGGGACCCGAGTGATCCGGAGTGGACGGCCCGGATCGACACGCACATCGCCCGCAGGCCGCACACGTGGCGGACGGTCGAGGCGTCCCGTGAACTGTCCGACGTGGTGCGCGCGGCGAAGGGCTCGACGCTGGTCGACGACATCGCCACGTGGCTGACGGGCGTGATGGACGCGGCGGGCGCGTGGGAGGGCGCGGGGCTCGACCTGGTCCGCAGGGAGGGCGCGATGCTGGTCGAGGCCGTCGCCGCGACCGAGGCCCGCGTGGTGCTCGTGTCGTCGGAGGTCGGGCTGGGCGTCGTCCCGCACACGCGCTCTGGCAGGCTCTTCCGCGACGAGCTCGGTGCCCTCAACACCGCGTTGGCGCAACGCTGTGACGAGGTCCTCCTGCTCGTGGCCGGTATACCGATGCGGTTGCGTTGA
- the cobT gene encoding nicotinate-nucleotide--dimethylbenzimidazole phosphoribosyltransferase, with protein sequence MFPYVSPPDESAKRDALARQDQLTKPAGALGKLEELGVWVAACQGVCPPRPFTRPRVVVFAGDHGVAAKGVSAYPSEVTGQMVANFLAGGAAVNVLAATAGATVRVVDMSVASGTAVPDQVTEFKVRQGSGSIDHEDALTEDEVKAAVEAGKAIADQEADGGADLLVCGDMGIGNTTPAAVLVAALTGAEPVAVVGRGTGIDDQTWMRKTAAIRDALRRARQVSADPTALLRTTAGADIAAMAGFLAQAAVRKTPVILDGVVSTAAALVAEELAPGARLWWVAGHQSTEPSHKLALEQLGLEPLLDMKMRLGEGSGALAALPLVAMATRILAEMATFQDAGISGPADGPDSTGSSDSADAGVSGPADA encoded by the coding sequence GTGTTCCCCTACGTTTCCCCACCCGACGAGTCGGCCAAGCGGGACGCGCTGGCCAGGCAGGACCAGCTGACCAAGCCCGCGGGCGCGTTGGGCAAGCTCGAGGAACTCGGTGTGTGGGTGGCGGCGTGCCAGGGCGTCTGCCCGCCGCGGCCGTTCACCCGGCCGAGGGTAGTGGTGTTCGCCGGTGACCACGGCGTCGCGGCCAAGGGCGTGTCGGCGTACCCCAGCGAGGTCACCGGGCAGATGGTGGCGAACTTCCTGGCAGGTGGCGCGGCGGTGAACGTGCTCGCGGCGACCGCCGGGGCGACGGTCCGTGTGGTGGACATGTCGGTGGCGTCCGGCACGGCCGTGCCGGACCAGGTGACGGAGTTCAAGGTCCGGCAGGGATCGGGCTCGATCGACCACGAGGACGCGCTCACCGAGGACGAGGTGAAGGCCGCGGTCGAGGCGGGCAAGGCCATCGCCGACCAGGAAGCCGACGGCGGCGCGGACCTGCTGGTCTGCGGGGACATGGGGATCGGCAACACGACACCGGCCGCGGTGCTGGTCGCGGCGCTGACCGGGGCCGAGCCCGTGGCGGTGGTCGGCAGGGGCACCGGGATCGACGACCAGACGTGGATGCGCAAGACGGCCGCGATCCGTGACGCGCTGCGCCGGGCCCGCCAGGTCAGTGCGGACCCGACAGCGCTGCTGCGGACGACGGCGGGCGCCGACATCGCCGCGATGGCCGGGTTCCTGGCACAGGCAGCCGTCCGCAAGACCCCGGTGATCCTCGACGGCGTGGTGTCCACGGCGGCGGCGCTCGTCGCGGAGGAACTCGCCCCGGGCGCGCGCCTGTGGTGGGTCGCGGGTCACCAGAGCACGGAGCCGTCGCACAAGCTGGCCCTCGAACAGCTGGGCCTGGAACCGTTGCTGGACATGAAGATGCGCCTCGGTGAGGGCTCGGGGGCGTTGGCCGCGCTGCCGCTGGTGGCGATGGCGACCCGGATCCTCGCGGAGATGGCGACGTTCCAGGACGCGGGCATCTCCGGCCCGGCGGACGGTCCCGATTCCACCGGCAGCTCCGATTCCGCCGACGCCGGCGTCTCCGGTCCGGCCGACGCCTAG
- a CDS encoding adenosylcobinamide-GDP ribazoletransferase — MLLAFSWLTVLPLRPGRVDAAAARRAITVAPLVGVVLGLLVAAVLQGVHGLLGGFLCVGLVALATRGMHLDGLADTVDGLGCYGPPERALAVMKDGGVGAFAVVALIVVLGLQAVALATVHWGAVVLAFAVGRASFSWCCRRGLPAARPDGLGALVAGSQTVYVAAGWFVFLTVAAIPVVPDRLWAGPLAVVVAACVLVVFTAHIRRRLGGITGDVLGAACELTVTAALVVCALASG, encoded by the coding sequence GTGCTCCTCGCTTTCTCCTGGCTGACGGTCCTGCCGCTGCGACCGGGACGAGTCGACGCGGCGGCGGCACGCCGTGCGATAACCGTCGCGCCGCTGGTCGGGGTGGTCCTGGGCTTGCTCGTAGCGGCCGTGCTGCAAGGGGTGCACGGACTGCTCGGTGGCTTCCTGTGCGTGGGCCTGGTGGCGTTGGCGACGCGAGGCATGCACCTCGACGGTCTGGCGGATACCGTGGACGGCCTCGGCTGCTACGGGCCGCCGGAGCGCGCTCTGGCGGTGATGAAGGACGGTGGCGTCGGCGCGTTCGCCGTGGTGGCGTTGATCGTCGTGCTTGGGCTGCAGGCGGTTGCGCTCGCCACTGTCCACTGGGGAGCGGTCGTGCTCGCGTTCGCCGTTGGACGCGCCTCCTTCTCGTGGTGTTGCCGTCGTGGACTCCCGGCAGCTCGTCCGGATGGGCTCGGGGCGCTTGTTGCCGGGTCGCAGACGGTGTACGTGGCCGCCGGGTGGTTCGTTTTCCTCACTGTCGCGGCGATTCCCGTCGTTCCGGACCGTCTGTGGGCCGGTCCGTTGGCCGTGGTTGTCGCTGCCTGTGTGTTGGTGGTGTTCACGGCTCATATCCGACGGCGGCTCGGCGGGATCACCGGTGACGTCCTCGGCGCGGCGTGTGAGTTGACGGTCACGGCGGCCCTGGTCGTCTGCGCCTTGGCCAGTGGCTGA
- a CDS encoding dihydrofolate reductase family protein, whose translation MAATYTFDIFATLDGFANHSGDWGGYWGKQGPEFLAHRAAAYRDPLRMVLGATTYSSNAPFLKPDFDRGVFDGWITRMFDSPVTVLSNRLTEPLDWPGTTIEPGDPVEVVTRLKAESGVPLRSHGSLTLNRALLNAGLVDTIEVTVFPVICGKTGVDRVFDGVDDFDLELVEARVFDSHTQVLTYRPTRHG comes from the coding sequence ATGGCCGCCACGTACACCTTCGACATCTTCGCCACGCTCGACGGCTTCGCCAACCACAGCGGTGACTGGGGCGGCTACTGGGGCAAACAGGGCCCGGAATTCCTGGCGCACCGCGCCGCGGCCTACCGCGACCCGCTGCGCATGGTGCTCGGGGCCACGACCTACTCGTCGAACGCGCCGTTCCTCAAGCCGGACTTCGACCGGGGGGTGTTCGACGGGTGGATCACGCGCATGTTCGACTCCCCGGTCACGGTGCTGTCCAACCGGCTGACCGAGCCGCTCGACTGGCCGGGCACGACCATCGAGCCCGGCGACCCTGTCGAAGTGGTCACGCGCCTCAAGGCCGAATCCGGCGTGCCGCTGCGCTCCCACGGCAGCCTGACGCTCAACCGGGCGCTGCTCAACGCCGGCCTGGTCGACACCATCGAGGTGACGGTCTTCCCGGTGATCTGCGGGAAGACCGGCGTGGACCGGGTCTTCGACGGGGTGGACGACTTCGACCTCGAGCTGGTCGAGGCCCGGGTCTTCGACAGTCACACGCAGGTGCTGACCTATCGGCCCACCCGGCACGGTTGA
- a CDS encoding aldo/keto reductase family protein, giving the protein MEFRRLGRSGLTVSEISYGNWLTHGSQVEEEQAAACVRAALDAGITTFDTADVYANTAAESVLGRALAGQRRESLEILTKVFWPTGPKGPNDQGLGRKHIIESANASLKRLRTDYVDVYQAHRFDRTVPLEETMLAFAELVRQGKALYIGVSEWTAEQITRGAALARELRVPFISNQPQYSMLWRVIEPQVIPASEREGLGQIVFSPIAQGVLTGKYLPGQPVPDGSRATDESGKNFVGRWLRDDILERVQQLKPLAAEAGLSLAQLAVAWVLQNENVSSAIIGASRPEQVTENVKASGVVLEKSLLDKIDAVLDDIVVTDPRLTQTP; this is encoded by the coding sequence ATGGAGTTTCGGAGACTTGGCCGCAGCGGCCTGACGGTCAGTGAGATCTCGTACGGCAACTGGCTGACGCACGGTTCGCAGGTCGAGGAGGAGCAGGCAGCCGCCTGCGTGCGGGCGGCGCTCGACGCCGGGATCACCACGTTCGACACCGCCGACGTCTACGCCAACACCGCCGCCGAGTCCGTGCTGGGACGTGCGCTGGCGGGGCAGCGGCGGGAGAGCCTGGAGATCCTCACCAAGGTCTTCTGGCCGACCGGCCCCAAGGGCCCCAACGACCAGGGCCTCGGCCGCAAGCACATCATCGAGTCGGCCAACGCCTCGCTCAAGCGGCTGCGGACCGACTACGTCGACGTCTACCAGGCCCACCGGTTCGACCGGACCGTCCCGCTCGAGGAGACCATGCTGGCGTTCGCCGAGCTGGTCCGGCAGGGCAAGGCACTCTACATCGGTGTCTCGGAGTGGACCGCCGAGCAGATCACCCGCGGTGCCGCGCTCGCCCGTGAGCTGCGGGTGCCGTTCATCTCCAACCAGCCGCAGTACTCCATGCTGTGGCGGGTGATCGAACCGCAGGTCATCCCCGCCTCCGAGCGGGAAGGCCTCGGCCAGATCGTGTTCTCGCCGATCGCCCAGGGTGTGCTGACCGGCAAGTACCTGCCCGGCCAGCCCGTTCCCGACGGCTCGCGGGCCACCGACGAGTCGGGCAAGAACTTCGTCGGCCGCTGGCTGCGTGACGACATCCTCGAGCGCGTCCAGCAGCTCAAGCCGCTGGCCGCCGAGGCCGGCCTGAGCCTCGCCCAGCTCGCGGTCGCGTGGGTGCTGCAGAACGAGAACGTCTCGTCGGCCATCATCGGCGCCTCCCGGCCCGAGCAGGTCACCGAGAACGTCAAGGCGTCCGGCGTCGTGCTGGAGAAGAGCCTGCTGGACAAGATCGACGCCGTGCTCGACGACATCGTGGTCACCGACCCGCGGCTCACGCAGACCCCGTGA
- a CDS encoding DUF3043 domain-containing protein, translating into MRFLRRSSDDKADTAAAEETEVAVEEPGSRAYTAGKGKPTPKRRDAEARRRGPVAPAPQTTREAMRRAKQTRPSKQERRAATAERRERMMAGEDKYLMPRDRGPVKAYVRDLVDTRRNLLGLFMPLAIVVFVALLLPNPVVQNYATLLCLAMLVMMIFEGIVNGRRVTRLVRERFPKETVKGGSIGWYAFVRASQIRKLRVPKPRLRPGDTIPT; encoded by the coding sequence GTGAGGTTCCTGCGCCGCAGTTCAGATGACAAGGCCGACACCGCCGCTGCCGAGGAGACAGAGGTCGCTGTCGAGGAGCCCGGCAGCCGCGCGTACACGGCGGGCAAGGGCAAGCCGACGCCGAAGCGCCGCGACGCGGAGGCCCGCAGGCGTGGCCCGGTCGCGCCCGCCCCGCAGACCACGCGCGAGGCCATGCGCCGCGCGAAGCAGACCCGGCCGTCCAAGCAGGAGCGCCGTGCCGCCACCGCGGAGCGCCGCGAGCGGATGATGGCGGGCGAGGACAAGTACCTGATGCCGCGCGACCGCGGCCCGGTCAAGGCGTACGTGCGTGACCTGGTGGACACGCGGCGCAACCTGCTCGGCCTGTTCATGCCGCTGGCGATTGTGGTGTTCGTCGCTTTGCTGCTGCCGAACCCCGTCGTGCAGAACTACGCGACGCTGCTGTGCCTGGCGATGCTGGTGATGATGATCTTCGAGGGCATCGTCAACGGCCGCAGGGTGACCAGGCTGGTCAGGGAGAGGTTCCCCAAGGAGACGGTCAAGGGCGGCTCGATCGGCTGGTACGCGTTCGTGCGGGCGAGCCAGATCCGCAAGCTGCGCGTGCCCAAGCCGCGACTGCGCCCGGGTGACACCATCCCCACCTGA
- a CDS encoding HesB/IscA family protein → MTTAQENTTEAATTHGVTLSENAASKAKALLEQEGRDDMHLRIAVQPGGCAGLRYQLFFDERSLDGDLYRDFGGLKVAVDRMSAPYVEGAVIDFVDTIEKQGFTIENPNATGSCACGDSFH, encoded by the coding sequence ATGACCACCGCGCAGGAGAACACGACCGAAGCGGCGACCACGCACGGCGTGACGTTGTCCGAGAACGCCGCGAGCAAGGCCAAGGCACTGCTCGAGCAGGAAGGTCGCGACGACATGCACCTGCGGATCGCCGTCCAGCCAGGGGGCTGCGCCGGTCTGCGCTACCAGCTGTTCTTCGACGAGCGCTCGCTCGACGGCGACCTCTACCGCGACTTCGGCGGCCTGAAGGTGGCTGTCGACCGGATGAGCGCGCCGTACGTCGAGGGTGCCGTCATCGACTTCGTGGACACCATCGAGAAGCAGGGCTTCACGATCGAGAACCCGAACGCCACCGGCTCGTGCGCCTGCGGCGACTCGTTCCACTGA
- a CDS encoding carbohydrate kinase family protein, with protein MHFPGRFAEQVLPEQIHRLSLSFLVDDLQVRRGGIGANIAFGMGVLGCNPVLVGAAGRDFDDYRSWLERHGVDCRGVHISESAQTARFVCTTDEDMCQIASFYAGAMAESRQIELKPIVDQVGELELVMISPDDPEAMIRHAQECRQRGYTFAVDPSQQLARMNGEQVREFVVGAKYLFSNDYEWELLLKKTGWTEAEVLEQVGMRITTLGEKGAEIIDRKGPVVHVTAVPELSKADPTGVGDAFRAGFLAGLSHGLDLERAAQLGSYIAVLVLETMGPQEWTFDATEAVTRISGAYGPEAAQDIAAILPS; from the coding sequence ATGCACTTCCCGGGACGCTTCGCCGAGCAGGTGCTGCCGGAACAGATCCACCGGCTCTCGCTCAGCTTCCTCGTTGACGACCTCCAGGTCCGCCGCGGCGGCATCGGCGCGAACATCGCGTTCGGGATGGGTGTGCTCGGCTGCAACCCGGTGCTGGTCGGCGCCGCGGGCAGGGACTTCGACGACTACCGCTCCTGGCTGGAGCGGCACGGCGTCGACTGCCGCGGGGTGCACATCTCCGAGTCCGCGCAGACCGCGCGGTTCGTCTGCACGACCGACGAGGACATGTGCCAGATCGCCTCGTTCTACGCCGGTGCGATGGCCGAGTCCCGGCAGATCGAGCTCAAGCCGATCGTCGACCAGGTCGGCGAGCTGGAACTGGTGATGATCAGCCCGGACGACCCCGAGGCGATGATCAGGCACGCGCAGGAGTGCCGCCAGCGCGGCTACACCTTCGCCGTCGACCCCTCGCAGCAGCTGGCCAGGATGAACGGCGAGCAGGTCCGCGAGTTCGTCGTCGGCGCCAAGTACCTGTTCAGCAACGACTACGAGTGGGAGTTGCTGCTCAAGAAGACCGGCTGGACCGAGGCCGAGGTGCTCGAGCAGGTCGGCATGCGGATCACCACGCTCGGTGAGAAGGGCGCGGAGATCATCGACCGCAAGGGCCCGGTCGTGCACGTGACCGCCGTGCCCGAGCTGTCCAAGGCCGACCCGACCGGTGTCGGCGACGCGTTCCGCGCCGGTTTCCTCGCGGGCCTGTCGCACGGACTGGACCTCGAACGGGCCGCGCAGCTGGGTTCCTACATCGCTGTGCTCGTCCTGGAGACGATGGGCCCGCAGGAGTGGACCTTCGACGCGACCGAGGCCGTGACGCGCATCAGCGGCGCCTACGGGCCGGAAGCAGCACAGGACATCGCGGCGATCCTGCCGTCATGA
- a CDS encoding XdhC family protein, with product MTDPSCDVAHGEAVPEVEHRGLVAVFDTPVVRHLVRYARDLGYSAVVYEPSGTLPELDGAYDVVVTDHHREELGTVLRDVLAYPVRWVGVMGNPRHEELGTVLRDVLAYPVRWVGVMGNPRHEGPHVAALKALGVPDEQIARVHRPVGLDIGSRTPPEIAIATIAGLVADRNGRPGGFEF from the coding sequence ATGACAGACCCGTCCTGCGACGTGGCGCACGGCGAAGCCGTGCCGGAAGTCGAGCACCGCGGCCTGGTCGCGGTGTTCGACACACCGGTGGTGCGGCATCTCGTGCGCTATGCGCGGGATCTGGGGTACTCCGCTGTCGTCTACGAGCCGTCCGGGACGCTCCCGGAACTGGACGGCGCCTACGACGTCGTGGTGACCGACCACCACCGCGAAGAGCTGGGCACAGTGCTGCGGGACGTGCTGGCGTACCCGGTCAGGTGGGTCGGCGTGATGGGCAACCCCCGCCACGAAGAGCTGGGCACAGTGCTGCGGGACGTGCTGGCGTACCCGGTCAGGTGGGTCGGCGTGATGGGCAACCCCCGCCACGAAGGCCCGCACGTCGCAGCCCTCAAGGCGCTGGGCGTGCCCGACGAGCAGATCGCGCGGGTCCACCGCCCGGTCGGCCTCGACATCGGGTCGCGCACACCGCCGGAGATCGCGATCGCGACGATCGCGGGCCTGGTCGCCGACCGCAACGGCCGTCCCGGCGGCTTCGAGTTCTGA
- a CDS encoding C39 family peptidase — protein sequence MRVPYFAQWESPDLVPALLAGTVTAAQDPAWAESGAATREEYDFWSWRLCGIACLRMVLTYRDGTAPAAMALKDDCLAAGAYVVDGDRVHGLIYAPFVRYLAAEWDLQATVEPSLSLADVAGHVAADRPVMISVHHSVRRPGSAPGGTGGHLVLAVGQWPDGLVIHNPSGLPGESQEYARVPFDLLEGYFAGRGMVLRP from the coding sequence GTGCGGGTCCCCTACTTCGCGCAGTGGGAGTCGCCGGACCTCGTCCCGGCGCTGCTGGCCGGGACGGTCACGGCGGCGCAGGATCCGGCGTGGGCCGAGTCCGGGGCGGCGACCCGCGAGGAGTACGACTTCTGGTCGTGGCGGCTGTGCGGGATCGCCTGCCTGCGGATGGTCCTGACCTACCGGGACGGCACCGCGCCCGCGGCGATGGCGCTCAAGGACGACTGTCTGGCAGCGGGTGCGTACGTCGTCGACGGTGACCGCGTGCACGGCCTGATCTACGCGCCGTTCGTGCGGTACCTGGCGGCGGAGTGGGACCTCCAGGCCACGGTCGAGCCGTCGTTGAGCCTGGCGGACGTCGCCGGGCACGTGGCGGCCGACCGGCCGGTGATGATCTCGGTGCACCACTCGGTGCGGCGGCCGGGCAGCGCGCCGGGCGGCACGGGCGGCCACTTGGTGCTCGCGGTCGGCCAGTGGCCGGACGGGCTCGTGATCCACAACCCGTCCGGGCTGCCCGGCGAGTCCCAGGAGTACGCCCGGGTCCCGTTCGACCTGCTGGAAGGCTATTTCGCCGGCCGGGGAATGGTGCTGCGGCCGTAG